Proteins from one Triticum aestivum cultivar Chinese Spring chromosome 7A, IWGSC CS RefSeq v2.1, whole genome shotgun sequence genomic window:
- the LOC123147581 gene encoding NAC domain-containing protein 35 gives MTRSRPTTTMGGSVPDHHHQQHDGEVDGGQLQHGGEHVETVMPGFRFHPTEEELIEFYLRRKVDGKRFNIDLIASVDLYRYDPWDLPALASIGDKEWFFYVPRDRKYRNGDRPNRVTPSGYWKATGADRMVKVVEGNRSIGLKKTLVFYVGKAPKGLRSSWIMNEYRLPHGETERYQKEISLCRVYKRPGIDDNFHLTGTTTRSSASRAAATRHSTAAHRTSVATHRQQPPVFVEGGGHHSSSALKAYNAHTTQGTNAASAMTSLSAAGATPPAMFRSAASVASLSSTTSTEEDGTSLYHHHLKGHNNPAVMQLHSSTHATLLNSNSSAMATIPIDELSRAIGSYSQASNPNQPTAPLQGPLLNFPSLEKIWDWNPLLESPKVCTSFK, from the exons ATGACTCGATCAAGGCCGACGACCACCATGGGGGGATCTGTGCCagaccaccaccaccagcagcacgACGGGGAGGTGGACGGCGGGCAGCTgcagcacggcggcgagcacgtggAGACGGTGATGCCCGGGTTCCGTTTCCACCCGACGGAGGAGGAGCTGATCGAGTTCTACCTCCGTCGCAAGGTGGACGGCAAGCGCTTCAACATCGACCTCATCGCCTCCGTCGACCTCTACCGCTACGACCCATGGGATCTCCCCG CACTGGCGTCGATCGGGGACAAGGAGTGGTTCTTCTACGTGCCTCGGGACCGCAAGTACCGGAACGGCGACCGGCCGAACAGGGTGACGCCGTCGGGGTACTGGAAGGCCACGGGGGCGGACAGGATGGTGAAAGTCGTGGAGGGAAACCGCTCCATCGGCCTCAAGAAGACGCTCGTCTTCTACGTCGGCAAGGCACCCAAGGGCCTCCGCAGCAGCTGGATCATGAACGAGTACCGCCTGCCACACGGTGAAACCGAACGGTACCAAAAG GAAATTTCGCTCTGCCGGGTCTATAAACGCCCAGGGATTGACGACAACTTCCACCTCACCGGCACAACAACAAGGTCGTCTGCCTCCAGGGCGGCGGCAACCAGGCACAGTACAGCAGCGCACCGGACGTCAGTGGCAACTCACCGCCAGCAGCCGCCAGTGTTTGTCGAGGGCGGCGGTCACCACTCATCATCTGCTCTCAAGGCGTACAACGCGCACACGACCCAAGGAACAAATGCAGCCAGTGCCATGACATCACTGTCGGCGGCAGGGGCGACGCCGCCGGCGATGTTCCGGTCGGCGGCCTCTGTAGCCTCGCTGAGCTCCACGACCTCGACAGAGGAGGATGGCACGTCGCTCTACCACCACCACCTCAAAGGACACAACAACCCAGCAGTAATGCAACTGCATTCTTCCACGCACGCCACGCTGCTCAACAGCAATTCCTCGGCAATGGCGACCATCCCGATCGACGAGCTGAGTCGGGCGATTGGGTCCTACAGCCAAGCTTCAAACCCTAACCAGCCCACGGCGCCACTGCAAGGCCCATTGCTTAACTTCCCTAGCTTGGAGAAGATCTGGGACTGGAACCCTCTCCTGGAATCTCCAAAGGTTTGCACAAGCTTCAAGTAA